One stretch of Gammaproteobacteria bacterium DNA includes these proteins:
- the ilvA gene encoding threonine ammonia-lyase, biosynthetic has product MPKRYLEKILKAPVYDIAKETPLEYAPKLSMRSDNHILLKREDLQPVFSFKLRGAYNKIVSLSPAEKEKGVIAASAGNHAQGVALSAQKLNIKAVVVMPKTTPDIKVAAVRNLGTQVILFGDSYDEAYSHAKELAESGAMTFIHPYDDPEVIAGQGTIAMEIIRQHSGDLHAIFIPVGGGGLIAGISAYIKHLYPNIKIIGVEPEDAACLHNALQSNRRIKLKQVGLFADGVAVRQIGKEPFRIARQTVDEVILANTDEICAAIKDIFDDTRSIVEPAGALAVAGLKKYVKQHAIKGKNLIAINSGANMNFDRLRHVAERAELGEKHEILLAVTIPEKSGSFKKFCKTLGQSNITEFNYRYADDKQAHVFVGIELDGQTSKSDVIQRLESNKYIVIDMSDNEIAKLHVRYMVGGHANKVENERLFRFTFPERPGALLQFLSSIGKHWNISMFHYRNHGAAYGRVLAGIQVPEAKSVEFQEFLKTFDYRHQEETDNPAYQLFLN; this is encoded by the coding sequence ATGCCCAAACGATATCTAGAAAAAATACTCAAAGCCCCTGTGTATGATATTGCCAAAGAGACACCCTTGGAGTACGCGCCGAAGCTATCAATGAGGTCAGATAATCACATACTGTTAAAACGTGAAGATCTTCAACCGGTTTTTTCGTTTAAATTACGTGGTGCTTACAATAAGATTGTCAGTTTAAGCCCAGCCGAAAAAGAGAAGGGTGTGATTGCCGCATCAGCGGGGAATCACGCACAAGGTGTCGCGCTCTCGGCTCAGAAACTTAACATCAAAGCCGTGGTTGTGATGCCTAAAACCACGCCAGACATTAAAGTGGCCGCTGTTCGCAATCTTGGCACACAGGTCATACTGTTTGGCGATAGCTATGATGAAGCTTATAGCCACGCGAAAGAGCTTGCAGAGTCGGGGGCAATGACCTTTATCCATCCTTATGATGACCCTGAGGTCATCGCAGGCCAAGGCACCATTGCCATGGAAATCATACGGCAGCATTCTGGTGATCTGCACGCTATTTTTATTCCTGTGGGCGGTGGCGGTTTGATTGCGGGCATATCAGCCTATATCAAGCACCTCTATCCGAATATTAAAATTATTGGTGTCGAACCAGAGGATGCAGCCTGCCTGCACAACGCACTGCAATCTAATCGGCGCATCAAACTCAAACAAGTCGGGCTTTTTGCAGATGGTGTTGCCGTGCGCCAGATTGGCAAAGAGCCTTTCCGTATAGCCCGCCAAACCGTTGATGAAGTCATACTCGCCAACACTGATGAAATCTGTGCGGCCATCAAGGATATTTTTGACGATACCCGTTCGATTGTTGAGCCTGCTGGCGCATTGGCCGTAGCCGGACTTAAAAAATACGTCAAACAACATGCTATTAAAGGGAAAAATCTTATCGCCATTAACAGTGGTGCCAATATGAATTTTGATCGCCTGCGACATGTTGCAGAGCGAGCTGAGCTGGGCGAAAAACATGAAATATTACTAGCCGTTACGATTCCAGAGAAATCGGGCAGCTTTAAAAAATTCTGTAAAACATTGGGACAATCAAATATTACTGAGTTTAACTATCGTTATGCGGATGACAAACAAGCTCATGTTTTTGTTGGCATCGAGCTGGATGGCCAAACCTCTAAGAGTGATGTTATCCAGCGGCTTGAATCCAATAAATACATCGTCATTGATATGTCAGACAATGAAATTGCCAAACTGCATGTACGCTATATGGTCGGTGGCCATGCCAATAAAGTAGAGAATGAACGACTGTTTCGTTTTACATTTCCTGAACGCCCAGGCGCACTTTTGCAATTTTTATCATCTATTGGCAAGCACTGGAACATCAGCATGTTTCACTATAGAAATCATGGCGCAGCCTATGGCCGAGTATTGGCAGGCATTCAGGTGCCGGAGGCAAAGAGTGTTGAATTTCA
- the rpiA gene encoding ribose-5-phosphate isomerase RpiA yields MTQDEMKKQVARAALEYVDVGGIIGVGTGSTANHFIDALAEIKHKIDGAVASSEVTAMRLKSHGIDVIDLNSAGDLSVYVDGADESTRFLHLVKGGGGALTREKIVAAASKTFVCIADDSKLVDILGTFPLPIEVIPMARSYVARQIVKLGGDPVLREEFTTDNGNIILDVHNMKIMEPVKMEAQLNNIAGVVTNGLFAIRPADVLLLGSKDGVKTIT; encoded by the coding sequence ATGACACAAGATGAAATGAAAAAGCAGGTGGCCAGAGCGGCGCTGGAGTATGTGGATGTGGGTGGAATTATCGGTGTGGGTACAGGCTCTACCGCCAATCACTTTATTGATGCACTGGCAGAAATTAAACATAAAATTGATGGTGCAGTGGCAAGCTCTGAAGTCACCGCGATGCGTTTAAAAAGCCATGGCATTGATGTAATAGATCTGAATTCAGCGGGTGATCTTTCTGTTTATGTGGATGGCGCTGATGAGTCAACACGTTTTTTGCACCTTGTTAAGGGTGGTGGCGGTGCATTGACGCGTGAAAAAATAGTCGCTGCTGCCAGTAAAACTTTCGTCTGTATTGCCGACGACTCCAAATTGGTTGATATCTTGGGCACTTTCCCACTACCCATTGAGGTGATCCCAATGGCGCGGAGTTATGTGGCGCGTCAAATTGTTAAGCTGGGCGGCGATCCAGTACTTCGTGAAGAGTTTACAACGGATAATGGCAATATTATTCTGGATGTTCATAACATGAAAATTATGGAACCTGTAAAAATGGAAGCACAATTGAACAATATTGCGGGTGTGGTGACAAATGGTTTGTTTGCGATTCGCCCCGCTGATGTATTGTTGCTGGGCAGCAAGGACGGTGTTAAAACAATTACTTAA
- a CDS encoding MMPL family transporter: MLKPLYSLGLKYPKLILLAIAMLTVYFALQLPQLRWETDARVYLPNGHPAILYDEKVDTIFGVKDAMVIAIVNEEEGIFNPDTLAHIASITEKLAALPGIKANRTLDVVSLSTATLFVGDEESIGAMALMKTPATDEASIEALKKIVYGNADLFVGNIVSQDGKAAMIRARLKEGSDNRYMTYWQVKAILDAEYGTATEWQGEWSGDGDWGQGDWDNSAWEGGSQTSQSSFDKVYISGRPVIEVTSGLDAMTDMKVMIPMLVAAIGFALFMIFRTARGVVLPIAVVMISIIWTMGVMVLMGIPLYTISTMLPVILVAVGIGDAVHLMSRYYDHVLQDPHNDANDIVQKMMHELGPPLLVTSLTTSIGFLSFYFAEMPPFKIFGLFTVLGIMFSWLISIMLIPAALSLLTPKVGNYLARQRSIRIRSEQSVLTSRLVQASRLFVRYRTGIAVTIVAISILSVMGASRLFVDSSWMSDFREDSDIVVSNNVLNNKFDGTLFLNVVFESEENDTIKSPELLKKIEEMQQHLEQLPFVGDSLSIVDYLKSVNKNLNAGQEAYNVLPDSRAIIGEYLYLLSISGQPEQLSEVIDYDYRRALVSFSIQTDHTQDIKVIIDAAESYIDKEFEDFPVEVNLAGSANNSFVWAKLLIESQAIAIIFSKIGIFLIASLLFRSMVIGLFVVLPVTITTLIMAGVAGALRIPIDVSTTLAAGVAIGVGVDYAVHYIFKYKAALNEFSDSMLATEETFRRVGRTIVLNALIVISGFVVLLFSQFPPHIKLGYFVIIYMALSCLVALIILPVLFSFYKPMDKKIGRVRAIT; encoded by the coding sequence ATGTTGAAACCTCTTTACTCTCTGGGATTGAAATATCCGAAGCTTATATTGTTAGCGATTGCAATGCTGACGGTTTATTTCGCACTGCAGCTTCCTCAGCTTCGCTGGGAAACGGATGCACGCGTCTATCTTCCCAATGGGCACCCCGCCATTTTGTATGATGAAAAAGTGGATACCATATTTGGTGTTAAAGATGCCATGGTCATTGCAATCGTCAATGAAGAGGAGGGTATATTTAACCCCGATACACTTGCCCATATCGCCTCAATTACTGAAAAGCTTGCAGCACTGCCCGGCATAAAAGCTAATAGGACTCTTGACGTTGTTTCACTTTCGACCGCAACGCTGTTTGTCGGTGATGAGGAGTCCATTGGTGCAATGGCATTGATGAAAACACCAGCAACCGATGAAGCCTCGATCGAAGCGTTGAAAAAAATTGTCTACGGTAATGCCGATCTTTTTGTGGGCAATATCGTATCGCAAGATGGCAAAGCGGCCATGATTCGAGCACGGCTCAAAGAAGGTTCTGACAACCGTTATATGACTTACTGGCAAGTCAAAGCCATTCTCGATGCTGAATATGGCACCGCGACTGAATGGCAAGGCGAGTGGTCAGGAGATGGCGATTGGGGGCAAGGTGATTGGGATAATTCAGCGTGGGAAGGGGGCAGCCAGACTTCACAAAGCAGCTTTGATAAAGTTTATATTTCGGGTCGCCCCGTCATTGAAGTAACTTCCGGGCTGGATGCGATGACTGATATGAAAGTCATGATTCCTATGTTGGTGGCTGCAATCGGATTTGCACTGTTCATGATTTTTCGCACCGCACGGGGCGTTGTATTGCCGATTGCAGTCGTTATGATTTCGATTATCTGGACGATGGGTGTAATGGTGCTGATGGGGATTCCGTTGTATACCATTTCAACGATGTTACCGGTCATTTTGGTAGCGGTGGGAATTGGTGATGCGGTGCATTTAATGAGTCGTTATTATGATCATGTATTGCAAGATCCGCATAACGATGCTAATGACATCGTCCAAAAAATGATGCATGAGCTTGGGCCACCACTTTTGGTGACTTCGCTGACGACATCCATTGGATTTTTATCATTCTATTTTGCTGAGATGCCCCCTTTTAAAATCTTTGGCCTGTTTACCGTGCTGGGCATTATGTTTAGCTGGCTTATTTCTATTATGCTGATTCCAGCCGCATTAAGTTTATTGACACCTAAAGTGGGTAACTATTTAGCCAGGCAGCGCTCAATACGAATTCGCTCTGAGCAAAGTGTATTAACTTCAAGACTAGTTCAGGCGAGCCGATTGTTCGTACGTTATCGAACAGGTATTGCGGTCACTATTGTCGCAATCTCTATACTTTCTGTGATGGGTGCATCACGCCTTTTTGTTGATTCTAGCTGGATGAGTGATTTCAGAGAAGACAGTGACATTGTCGTTTCAAACAATGTTTTGAATAATAAATTTGATGGCACACTGTTTCTCAATGTGGTGTTTGAAAGTGAAGAGAATGACACTATTAAATCCCCCGAATTACTGAAAAAAATAGAAGAAATGCAGCAACATCTGGAGCAACTTCCCTTTGTTGGTGACTCACTGTCTATTGTTGATTATCTAAAAAGTGTCAATAAAAATCTAAATGCTGGGCAAGAAGCGTATAACGTCCTGCCCGATTCCAGAGCAATCATCGGTGAATATCTCTATTTGCTCTCGATCTCAGGGCAGCCGGAACAGCTCAGTGAAGTGATTGATTATGATTATCGCCGCGCACTTGTGAGCTTTTCGATTCAAACGGATCACACACAAGATATTAAAGTTATTATTGATGCCGCTGAGTCATATATAGATAAGGAGTTTGAAGACTTTCCTGTTGAAGTGAATCTGGCGGGCTCAGCGAATAATTCATTTGTATGGGCGAAACTGTTGATCGAAAGCCAGGCAATTGCAATTATATTTTCAAAAATTGGCATTTTCCTTATTGCATCACTGTTATTTAGATCCATGGTCATCGGCTTGTTTGTGGTGTTACCTGTCACGATTACAACGTTAATTATGGCGGGTGTTGCGGGTGCGTTAAGAATACCGATTGATGTATCAACAACATTAGCTGCAGGTGTTGCGATTGGTGTGGGGGTGGATTATGCCGTGCACTACATTTTTAAATATAAAGCAGCGTTGAATGAATTTTCAGATTCCATGTTAGCGACGGAAGAAACGTTCCGGCGAGTCGGGCGTACGATTGTATTGAATGCCTTGATTGTTATTTCAGGTTTTGTTGTCTTACTATTTTCACAATTTCCACCGCATATTAAGTTGGGATACTTTGTGATCATTTATATGGCATTAAGCTGCCTTGTGGCATTAATAATTTTGCCGGTACTGTTTTCATTCTACAAACCCATGGATAAAAAAATCGGACGTGTTCGTGCAATCACATAA
- a CDS encoding DUF1302 domain-containing protein produces the protein MFYRSFSMNRVLIQAFWLVALLLSAVVYAEPPTLEDNRFTDDSALGITPLETQAEEFEKLEPVKRPEIDRYSDESSNKEIDIPLVVDPEDKEGDVDAPSDTQPAEKEKGSETQTEVPKASAIEGKGYLSQFFSALTVPELTVSGYLKNELAYRFREPRSITKVKNILYLEAQYVASDTMQFNIAGWAYYDHAYDLFDYQTISARLEREEKEPLVFIEDLQENKDSSVAELREFYVDLFLDDFDIRLGKQYVIWGILEGNRVTDEINPIDFRELTLPDLLDYRIPLWTAKVDYYRDEATYQFLWIPELKFHKPAPSGSEWELLQNVEGTYYPESYKLVNSEFAFRMTTDQWFDSQIALSYFYTWDDYPVMFRRMKIIADADPEFFPTYSRMSLWGATILKPIGKTILKGELAYAPDKYFGIQNTTDGDNDGFLDQNGEFKKAHVRWGLGVDFNYKGMEISPAIVQWIIFAYDKPIIQDEFETTISLYLRKPFSKGRRLFELLAIYSPNYKESYVKPKVTFLMSDSFQFTAGFDLFQGKKSQFGVGVGSTQSGIVALDQRARFFGNFNDNDRFFVEFKYSF, from the coding sequence ATGTTTTATCGTAGTTTTTCCATGAATCGTGTATTAATCCAGGCTTTTTGGCTTGTTGCTCTACTATTAAGTGCCGTTGTTTATGCAGAGCCTCCTACTCTGGAAGATAATCGTTTTACGGATGATAGTGCATTAGGAATTACGCCGCTGGAGACCCAGGCAGAAGAGTTTGAGAAGCTGGAGCCTGTAAAGAGGCCGGAAATTGATCGTTACTCAGATGAGTCATCAAACAAAGAGATTGATATTCCTCTGGTTGTTGACCCCGAAGATAAAGAGGGCGATGTTGATGCGCCGAGTGATACTCAACCTGCTGAGAAAGAAAAGGGATCAGAAACACAAACAGAGGTGCCAAAAGCCTCTGCTATTGAAGGTAAAGGTTATTTATCACAGTTTTTTTCCGCATTAACCGTACCAGAGCTAACGGTTAGTGGGTACTTAAAGAATGAGCTCGCATATCGCTTTCGTGAGCCTCGCTCAATAACGAAGGTTAAAAACATACTTTATCTGGAAGCGCAGTATGTTGCGAGTGATACCATGCAGTTTAATATTGCAGGCTGGGCCTATTATGACCATGCTTATGATCTGTTTGATTATCAAACGATTTCAGCGCGTCTGGAACGTGAAGAGAAGGAGCCGCTGGTTTTTATAGAAGATCTACAAGAAAATAAGGACTCATCAGTGGCAGAGCTGCGTGAATTTTATGTTGATTTGTTTCTGGATGATTTTGATATTCGCTTAGGTAAACAATATGTTATTTGGGGCATACTTGAAGGAAATAGAGTGACGGATGAAATTAATCCTATCGACTTTAGAGAGTTAACGCTACCTGACCTGCTCGACTATCGCATACCACTCTGGACGGCCAAGGTGGATTACTATCGAGATGAAGCGACGTATCAATTTCTATGGATCCCTGAACTCAAGTTTCATAAACCCGCTCCAAGTGGCTCTGAATGGGAGTTATTACAGAATGTTGAAGGTACTTATTATCCTGAGTCATATAAACTTGTAAATTCCGAGTTTGCTTTTCGTATGACGACGGATCAATGGTTTGATTCACAAATTGCGCTGAGCTACTTTTATACATGGGATGATTACCCTGTGATGTTTCGTCGCATGAAAATCATAGCAGATGCTGATCCTGAATTTTTCCCCACTTATTCACGTATGTCACTATGGGGGGCAACGATTCTCAAACCCATCGGAAAAACCATTTTAAAAGGCGAACTTGCTTATGCACCGGATAAATATTTTGGTATTCAAAATACAACAGATGGTGATAATGATGGTTTTCTTGATCAAAATGGGGAGTTTAAAAAAGCACATGTCCGCTGGGGGCTGGGCGTTGATTTTAATTACAAAGGCATGGAAATTTCTCCAGCCATTGTACAATGGATTATTTTTGCGTATGACAAGCCGATTATTCAGGATGAGTTTGAGACCACGATCAGCCTTTATTTGCGCAAGCCATTCTCAAAAGGCCGAAGGTTGTTTGAACTATTGGCTATTTATTCACCAAACTATAAAGAGAGCTATGTAAAGCCGAAAGTTACATTTTTGATGTCAGACAGCTTTCAATTTACCGCAGGTTTTGATCTGTTTCAGGGAAAAAAGTCCCAGTTTGGTGTGGGTGTGGGTTCAACACAATCGGGTATAGTCGCACTTGATCAGCGTGCCCGATTCTTTGGTAATTTTAATGACAATGACCGATTTTTTGTTGAATTTAAATATTCATTCTGA
- a CDS encoding PorT family protein, producing MKSLSASFIMVFSISVAYAENEPVWGFSPVLSYSKPKLKLFNEKELKAPIILTANSLDEVGNSIKTPFTFSNPLDDIEAGLSGGVEFQWRVHKNHSLVLGYSSWEGTSSGTINANFPLQEILSNTIQHRKTKLSYNDFFVGWRYRLFQRNRYNFYFQAGVNELYDIDFREDLNFEFVDIRSDTVVGALVSTPQRNIIVQAQSTGNMMLQFGGGGEYFLTEQFSIGFEAGYSFGLEDATLKNQQRRWDFLAMDNISTAALNLPTKKVDNETYYLSDYYYDEDEEEYIAVYEKLKLDFDSWKVMLKFTVYY from the coding sequence ATGAAGTCTCTGAGTGCCTCTTTTATCATGGTGTTCTCAATATCTGTTGCTTATGCTGAAAATGAGCCCGTTTGGGGCTTTTCCCCTGTTCTTAGCTATTCCAAGCCTAAATTAAAACTGTTTAATGAAAAAGAGCTTAAGGCACCTATTATTTTAACAGCGAACAGTCTGGACGAAGTTGGCAATAGTATAAAAACACCTTTTACATTTAGTAACCCGCTGGATGATATAGAGGCGGGTTTATCGGGGGGCGTTGAATTTCAGTGGCGCGTACATAAAAATCACTCCTTAGTGCTGGGTTACAGCTCCTGGGAAGGCACCTCCAGTGGCACAATTAATGCTAATTTTCCACTGCAGGAAATATTGAGTAATACGATCCAGCACAGGAAAACAAAATTATCGTATAACGATTTTTTTGTGGGTTGGCGCTATCGGTTATTTCAACGTAATAGATATAATTTTTATTTTCAAGCCGGTGTGAATGAGCTGTATGATATCGATTTCAGGGAAGATTTAAATTTTGAATTTGTTGATATTCGAAGTGATACCGTGGTCGGTGCACTGGTGAGCACACCGCAGCGTAATATCATTGTACAGGCGCAAAGTACGGGTAACATGATGTTGCAGTTTGGTGGCGGGGGTGAATACTTTTTAACAGAACAATTTTCAATTGGGTTTGAGGCAGGCTATAGCTTTGGGCTTGAAGATGCAACGCTTAAGAATCAACAGCGGCGCTGGGACTTTTTAGCAATGGATAATATCAGTACGGCGGCACTGAACTTGCCCACAAAGAAAGTGGATAATGAAACGTATTATCTGAGTGACTATTATTATGATGAGGATGAAGAGGAGTATATCGCTGTTTATGAAAAGCTAAAACTTGATTTTGATAGCTGGAAAGTCATGTTGAAATTTACGGTATATTATTAA